The sequence GCGGATGCGGAAGGTGAAGCTGGTGGCGGGCGCGTCGACGTCGCTGGTGCGAGTCGTCAGGAGCAGGCGCCACTGGCCCGGGTCGGGCAGCGGGACCTTGAGCTGCTCGTAGTGGCCGAGCGAGTCCGGGGGCACGTCGACCGGGACGACCTCGTCGGTGCCGACCCGGGTGAACCGGGCGGTCACCTCCTCGACGTCGACGGCCTTGCCGCCGGCGCCGGTGTAGTAGACGTGCATCTGGTTCAGACCGGCACGGGCCGGTTCGAGGTCGACCTGCACCCGCAGATCACCTGCGACCACCTTGGTCTCGCTGATCAGCGGCGCGTACGCCGATCGCGCCGGCGTCGTCTCGACCAGCGCCGCGGTGACAGCCAGGACGACGACCGCTGTACCGGCCTCCAGCAGCACACTGCGCCGCAGCCGCCTCGCATCCGGCACCGTGCGCACCGGCTCGGGCAGGTCAGCGTTCGCGTGCACGACCGGCAGGGCGTAGTGCCGGCGCACCCATGCCCGCCCCAGTGCGCCCAGGACGAGCATGCCGGCGACCAGCGCGGTCTTGACGAGCAGGAGCCGGCCGTACGTCGTGCCGGTCAGCGCGCCGAGCTCGCGGACCTCCCGCCAGGACGCGAACGTCCCGGTGGCGACCAGCACGACGACGCTGCCCGCGGCCCACCGCGACCAGCGGGGCAGCACCTCGGCCAGGATCTCGCCGCGCCGCAGCACTACTAACGCGAGCAGCGCGAGCCCGCCGAGCCAGGCCGACACGGCCCCCAGGTGCAGCGCGTCAGCCGGCAACGCGACCGGCACGTACTGACCCGCGCCGGCATGTCCCACCAGCGACGTCGTGACCAGCAGCCCAGCACCGACCGGCAACGCCGTCGACCACGACAGCCGACGCACGAGCAGGACTCCGGCCAAGGCCAGCAGCGCCAACCGGGTCCCGGTCGCCATGCCGAAGCGGGTGCCCAGCACATCGTCGACCAGGCTCGGGGCGTCGGACAGCGGCAGGCCGGCGGCGTACGGGCCCTGGAGCAGCAGCCCGGCCGCGCTGCCGGTCACGGCCAGGCCCCAGCCGCTCCACAGCACCCGGCGTACCGCCCGCACCTGCTGCCCGGCACGCCAGACGACCATGACGAAGGCGACGCCGCCGACAAGCAGCACTAGGCCCGCATACAGGACGCCGCGGCTGACGGTGAGCAGCGCACCGGCAGTCCCTCCGGCGTTCTGCTCGGGCACGGCCGCGGCGACCGCACTCTCCCGGCCGACGCTGAACGTCGACGCGCCGCTCACCGGGTGGCTGTCCTCGCTGACCACCCGCCACAGCAGCAGGTACGTCCCCGGCGCAAGGCCGTCCCGCAGCGGCGCGACAACCTCCTTGCCGCCCGCGCGTGTCTCGACCCGGCCGGTGTCGGCGCGGTTGCCATCCGGCGCCACGACGCGCACCGCGCCCAGCGAGGTCCCGACCCGCTCGCTGAACCGCAGCACGACCGCGCCCGGCGCCACCTGCAGCAGCACCCCGTCCACCGGCGTCGATTCCAGCAGCGCGGCGTGCGCGAATGCCGGCTGAGCAGGCAGCAGCAGCGCGACCAGCGCGAACAGCGCGAACAGGACCGCCGTGAGCCGCCTCACGCCACCCTGCGCAGCCGCCGGCGCTCCGGCGTCGTCCTGTCCGACACCGGCGCGGCGCTGCGGCGCAGCCGCCACAGCAACGCAGCCTCGACCAGTGCGAGCAGGTGCGGCACCTCCGCCGCAGCCGGCACCTTGCCGCCGAGCACGTCGATCAGGGTCGTCGCCGACAGGCCGACCGCCAGCGCCGCGACGACCGGCAGCATTCCGGCTGCCCGCCATGGGCGCCATGCGGCGGCGAGCACCCCGATCGCCAGCGCCACGTCGGTCGCGCCGACCTCCCGGGCCACGTGCAGGCCGGCGTGCGCCTCCTGTCCGTACAGCAGCGCCGGCAGGCTCAGGACGAGCTGCAGTACGGCGGTACCGACAAGTGCCAGCCGGGCGAGCGGCCGGGACGGCCGGCCGTGGATCGCCGGGTCGCTCAGCCGAGCCAGGACCGCTGGCACAAGGTCGCGCTGCGGCTCCGCCGCACGCACCCGCAGCCGCCGCGACGCCGCCGCCGCACCGTCCAGCCACGCCCGGCATGCCCCACAGCTCTCCAGGTGCCCGTCAAGCACCTGCTCGGGCACGCCGGCGTCCTCGCCGTCGAGCCGGGCCGACAGCCCGGTCCTCACTTCCTCGCATCGCACGTCCTGCAGGTCGCTCGAGCCTGCGACTCGGTTCCCGACGATCTGCGAACATGTCGGTGTGGACGAGCTGGCAGGGTGGGCAGACGCGGCGCGCGACGGCGACCCCGTCGCCGTGACCGCGCTCGTGCGCGCCACCCAGGGAGACGTCCGCCGCCTGTGCGCCTACCTCGTCGACGACGCCAGCGCCGACGACCTCGCGCAGGAGACCTACGTGCGGGCGCTACGGGCGCTGCCGTCCTACGAGGCGCGGGCACCGTTCCGGCCGTGGCTGCTGTCGATCGCCCGCCGCGCCTGTGCCGACGCGCTCCGCCGGCGGACCCGCCGCCGCCGGCTGCTCGTCCGGCTGCAAGGCGGACTGGCAGAAACCGTCCCCGACGCGACCGGCGATGTCGCCGCCGCCGATCTGCTCTCACGGCTCGACCCGGACCGCCGGGCTGCGTTCGTGCTCACGCAGGTGCTCGGCCTGTCCTACGCCGACGCCGCGCAGGCCTGCGAAGTGCCCGTCGGGACGATCCGCAGCCGCGTCGCCCGCGCGCGGGACGACCTCGCGGGCCAAGTCGCGCACCGCGACGCCCGCTGAGCCGCCACGCGAGGTGGCGTCCAAACGGCGGCTCGCGCCGACTCATGGTTTTGCGCCTGCACCCCTTCTGCAGCCGGGCCGACGACGGAGGCATACATCTCTGCGTCGCCGACCCGAGAAGTCAGCCCTCGTCTGACCACTGCAGGCGGTGAATCCTCCTAGCCTCGCGCAGCTGCGGATCGTCCCCGTCGATCGGGTCGGAACCCGATTCCCGCAGCAGCGCCGAGAGGTCGTCGTCACCGGGACGCTCGAACACTGCCCACAGGATGAGCCCGTCGCCGTGGCCCGAGTTGAACGGCATGCCGGCGAGCGGCCTGCCATCAGGGCCGCTGACCTGCGCGTCCACAGCCGGCGGACGCCTGCCGGACTCTGGCGGTGGCTTCCGAACTGGCATGAGGGTTCGATGCCCGTCGCCCGCTCTCACAGGGTGTCGACGAACTTCTCGACGTCCTCCGGTCGGCCGCCGACGAGGATGTGGTCTCCGTAGCGCAGGACCGTGTCCGTGCCGGCGTGGGTGAACGATGTGCCGTTCTCCGGCTTGACGGCGACGACGGTCACCTTGTGCTTGGAGCGCAGCTTGGACTCGCCGAGGGGCACTCCGGCGAGGTACTTGGGCGGCTGGGTCTTGGCAAGGACCCAGTCGTCATCGATCTCGATCCAGTCGAGCATGCGACCGGAGACCAGGTGGGCCACGCGCTCGCCCATGTCGTGCTCGGGCAGGACGACATGGTGGGCGCCGACGCGCTCGAGGATGCGTGCGTGCTGGGCGTCGAGCGCCTTGGCCCAGATGGCGCCGACACCGAGGTCGGCGAGGGTGGCTGTGGCCAGGATGCTGGACTGCTGGTCGGTGCCGATCGCGACGACGGCCCGGGTGAAGTGCTGCACACCGAGCGCCTGCAGGGCCTCGACGTCAGTGGCGTCCGCCGCGACGATCTGGCTGAGCTGACCGGCCAGGCGCTGGACGACCTGGCTGCGGCTGTCGACGGCGAGCACGTCGGTGCCGCGGCGGGCGAGCTCGAGTGCGAGGGCGCTGCCGAAACGGCCGAGGCCGATGACGACGACGGGCTCGTTGTATCTAGCCAACGATGGTCCTTTCCTCAGGAAGCTGGCGCAGCCGCCCGCGCTCACGCAGGGCAAGGGCAGAGGCGATGGTGAGCGGGCCGATGCGTCCGATGAACATGAGCCCGATGATCAGCAGGTGCGCTGGGAGCGGCAGGTCCGCAGTGATGCCGGTGGACAGCCCCACGGTGGCGAACGCGGAGATCGCCTCGAACAACACCTGATGGAGCGGCAGTGCGGTCAGGACCAGGAGCAGGAAGGTCGAGATGACGACGAGGCCGATGCCGAGCAACGCGATGGCAAGGGCTTGCCGCTGGTTGGTCGAGGGGACCTTGCGTCGCCCGACTTCGACGTCGGGCCGGCCGCGCATCTCCGCCCAGAGCACGTAGGCCAGCAGGCCGAACGTGGTGACCTTGATGCCACCGGCGGTGCTGGCACTGCCCCCACCGATGAACATCAACGCATCGGTGAACAGCAAAGTCTCGGGCCGCAACGCCGCAATGTCGATGCTGTTGAACCCGGCGGTGCGCGGCATGACCGAGGTGAAGAAGCCGGCGAGCAGCGTCTGCCCGCCGTCCAACGGACCGAGTGTGTCCGGGTTGGTCGCCTCGGTGGCGGTGATCACGACCGTGCTGACGACGAGCAGTGCCCCGGTGACCGTCACGGTGACGCCCGTGAGCACGGACCAGGTCCTGGGTCGGCGCCAGGACCGCAGCAGCTCAAACACCACGGGGAAGCCCAGCCCGCCGATGATGACGGCCGTGGCGACGGTCAGGCTCACCCAGGGATCGGTGGCGTAGCGCACGAGGCTGTCGGCGTAGAGGCCGAAGCCGGCGTTGTTGAACGCCGAGACGGCGTGGAACACACCGCTGTACAACGCCCTCGTCGGCCGCTCGTCGTAGGTCGTCGCGAAACGCAGCGTCAGGATCATCGCCGCCACGGCTTCGCAGATGAGGCTGAACAGAACGATCCGGCCGATCAGCCGGCGGATGTCCGCAGCGGTGAGCGCCTTGGTCTCGGCCTGCGCGATCAGACGCGTGCGAAAGCCCAGCCGACGCGAGAAGATCACCGCGACCAGGCTGGCGACCGTCATGATCCCGAGCCCGCCCAGCTGGATGAGCAGCAGGATCACGCCCTGGCCGAACCCGGACCAATAGGTACCGGTGTCGACGGTGACCAGGCCCGTCACGCACACGGCCGAGGTCGTGGTGAACAACGCGTCCTCCAGGCTGGCCCTTCCCCCGCCGGCGGTGGCCAGCGGCGTCGACAGCAGCGTGGTACCCACGCCGATGGCGGCGGCGAAGCCGACCGCGATGATCCGCCCGGGATGGGGCAGTCGCTCGGCAGGTCGGTGCCGGCCGGGGACAGGCAGGCTCACCGGCGCGGCTCCCGAGCACTGCAGGCGGGTTGGCCTCCCCCGGCTCCCCCCGACGCGGTTGCAGCCACATATCGAGTGTCGGGGTGGTCCGGGGAGTCACAGGCTCCTGAGCCGTCAAGATGCCGTCAAGATCTCGTCAAGAACGGCGGCCGGCGCGAGGGACGCATGCGGCTCGGCTGCTCCTCAGGGGTCGAAGCGGTATCCACTGCCGGGCACCGTGATCAGGTGGCGCGGACTGGAAGGATCGGGTTCGAGCTTGCGGCGCAGCTGGGCCATGTAGACGCGCAGGTAGTGCCGGGACTCGTGGCCGTACACGCTGCCCCACACCGCGCGTAACAGCTCGAGCTGGCCGACGAGCTGGCCGGGGCGGCGGGTGAGCTCCTCGAGCAGGTGCCACTCGGTCGGCGTGAGGTGCACGTGGCCGCCGGCGGCGGAGGTGACCGTGCGAGCGGCCAGATCAGCAGTGAACGACGCAGCGACCACCACTGGAAAGCCAGCGCTGCCTGGGCCGCCGCGGCGAAGCGACGCCCTCACCCGGGCCAGGAGCTCCTCCATTCCGAAGGGTTTGGAGATGTGGTCATCGCTGCCGGCGTCGAGCGCGGCGATCTTGTCGCTCTGCTCCCCCCGGGCCGACAGGACCAGGATCGGCAGCGGGGACCCGCGTCGAAGGCCGGCCACCACCTCCAGCCCGTCCATGTCAGGAAGGCCGAGGTCGACGATGGCCAGATCCGGCCGGCGTGTCGCAGCACTCGTCAGCGCGGCGGCACCGCTGGACACGGCGTCGACCTCGTGGTGGCGGGCCTGGAGGTTCAACGTGAGGGTGCGCAGCAGGGTGATGTCGTCGTCGACGACGAGGATCCGGCTCACCACTCCACCTTCGGCAGTCGGACGTTCATCGTCAGTCCCCCGCCCTGTGTCCGCTCGGCCTCGAGAGTGCCGCCCATCGCCTCAGTGAAGCCGCGCGCGACGGAGAGTCCGAGGCCGAGACCTCCGGGCTTGCGATCGCCGAGCCGCTGGAAAGGAGCGAACAGGTCGCGACTCTGTGCCGTGGTGATTCCCGGTCCGGTGTCGATGACGGAGATGACGACATCGCGGCTGCGTTCAGCGGCGGCGATGAGCACGTTGGTGCCCTTGCCGCTGTGCTCGAGGGCGTTGTCCACCAGGTTCGCGATCACTCGCTCTGCAAGCCCCACATCGGCCTGAACCAGCGGCAGGTGCCCGGGCAGGTCGACAACGACGCGCTTGTTGTCGCCGAGCCCACTGAGGCCACGGCCGATGATCTCCTCGACGTCGACCGAAGCGAGGTCCACGCTCAGCACGCCTGCGTCCAGCCGCGAGGCGGCCAGGAGGTTCGTCACCAGCCCACCGAGGCGGTCTGCTGACGTCTCGACGACCGCAAGCAGCTCGGCGCGCTCGGCGTCCGTCCAGTGCACGTCCTCCGCGCGCAGGCTGCTGACGGCCGCCTTGATCCCGGCCAGCGGTGTGCGGAGGTCATGGCCCACGCCGGCCAGCAACGCGGTGCGGAGCTGGTCGATGCTGACCAGCCGCTGAGCCTCCGCAGCCTGCTCAGCAAGCACCCGGCCCTCGGTGGCACGGACGGCAGCGCGGGCAAAGGCGGTCAGCACGCGCTGATCGGGGGCATTCAATGCTCTCCCGGTCACCTGCAGCGCACGATTGTCCGACACCGGGACCACGATCTCGGGTCCGCCGCCCGGTTGACCGGCCTGCTCCAGGACGCGCCAGCCCACCGAGACGGCTTCGACCACTGCTGCATGTCTGAGGCCGAACACGTCACAGATGCGCTGTAGCACCTCGGCCGGGCTGTCCTGCGCCCCGCTCTGCGCACCGGCGAGGGCCGACAGCTCCAGAGCCTCCGCCGACGCCCGGGCTGCCTCCGACTGCCGGCGGGCGGCCACGTCGACGACGACGCTCACCGCCGCCGCCGTCGCGATGTACACCACCAGCGCAAGCCCTTGGTCGAGGCGGTGGACATCGAAGGTGCCATACGGCTCTGTGAAGACGAAGTTGAGCAGCAGGAAGCCGAAGACGGCCGCGGGCAGCGCGGGACGTATCCCGCCGATGAGGGCAGCGACGACGACCACGCTGAGCACGAGCAGCAACGGTGTGCTCAGCAGCACCTCATCGCGCCGTCCGGCCAGGGCAAGCATGATGGTGGGGATGCCGAGCAGTGCGACAGCGGCACCCGCAGCCTGACGCCACCGGGAGATCCCTGCTGTCGGAGCCGGCAGGACTCCGCGGACGCTGCGGTCAGGAGCGGGCATGTTCCCCAGCGTCGCACCGCGTCGCGAAGGCTCCACGGCAGAGCCCGAGCGGGCCGACCGCGACGACGTGATGGGAAGGCCCACGCTCGTCCGCCTCGCCGTGCCTGGCCCGAGATCTTGA is a genomic window of Mycobacteriales bacterium containing:
- a CDS encoding copper resistance protein CopC gives rise to the protein MRRLTAVLFALFALVALLLPAQPAFAHAALLESTPVDGVLLQVAPGAVVLRFSERVGTSLGAVRVVAPDGNRADTGRVETRAGGKEVVAPLRDGLAPGTYLLLWRVVSEDSHPVSGASTFSVGRESAVAAAVPEQNAGGTAGALLTVSRGVLYAGLVLLVGGVAFVMVVWRAGQQVRAVRRVLWSGWGLAVTGSAAGLLLQGPYAAGLPLSDAPSLVDDVLGTRFGMATGTRLALLALAGVLLVRRLSWSTALPVGAGLLVTTSLVGHAGAGQYVPVALPADALHLGAVSAWLGGLALLALVVLRRGEILAEVLPRWSRWAAGSVVVLVATGTFASWREVRELGALTGTTYGRLLLVKTALVAGMLVLGALGRAWVRRHYALPVVHANADLPEPVRTVPDARRLRRSVLLEAGTAVVVLAVTAALVETTPARSAYAPLISETKVVAGDLRVQVDLEPARAGLNQMHVYYTGAGGKAVDVEEVTARFTRVGTDEVVPVDVPPDSLGHYEQLKVPLPDPGQWRLLLTTRTSDVDAPATSFTFRIR
- a CDS encoding TrkA family potassium uptake protein; its protein translation is MARYNEPVVVIGLGRFGSALALELARRGTDVLAVDSRSQVVQRLAGQLSQIVAADATDVEALQALGVQHFTRAVVAIGTDQQSSILATATLADLGVGAIWAKALDAQHARILERVGAHHVVLPEHDMGERVAHLVSGRMLDWIEIDDDWVLAKTQPPKYLAGVPLGESKLRSKHKVTVVAVKPENGTSFTHAGTDTVLRYGDHILVGGRPEDVEKFVDTL
- a CDS encoding response regulator gives rise to the protein MSRILVVDDDITLLRTLTLNLQARHHEVDAVSSGAAALTSAATRRPDLAIVDLGLPDMDGLEVVAGLRRGSPLPILVLSARGEQSDKIAALDAGSDDHISKPFGMEELLARVRASLRRGGPGSAGFPVVVAASFTADLAARTVTSAAGGHVHLTPTEWHLLEELTRRPGQLVGQLELLRAVWGSVYGHESRHYLRVYMAQLRRKLEPDPSSPRHLITVPGSGYRFDP
- a CDS encoding sigma-70 family RNA polymerase sigma factor; the encoded protein is MDELAGWADAARDGDPVAVTALVRATQGDVRRLCAYLVDDASADDLAQETYVRALRALPSYEARAPFRPWLLSIARRACADALRRRTRRRRLLVRLQGGLAETVPDATGDVAAADLLSRLDPDRRAAFVLTQVLGLSYADAAQACEVPVGTIRSRVARARDDLAGQVAHRDAR
- a CDS encoding potassium transporter TrkG, with amino-acid sequence MSLPVPGRHRPAERLPHPGRIIAVGFAAAIGVGTTLLSTPLATAGGGRASLEDALFTTTSAVCVTGLVTVDTGTYWSGFGQGVILLLIQLGGLGIMTVASLVAVIFSRRLGFRTRLIAQAETKALTAADIRRLIGRIVLFSLICEAVAAMILTLRFATTYDERPTRALYSGVFHAVSAFNNAGFGLYADSLVRYATDPWVSLTVATAVIIGGLGFPVVFELLRSWRRPRTWSVLTGVTVTVTGALLVVSTVVITATEATNPDTLGPLDGGQTLLAGFFTSVMPRTAGFNSIDIAALRPETLLFTDALMFIGGGSASTAGGIKVTTFGLLAYVLWAEMRGRPDVEVGRRKVPSTNQRQALAIALLGIGLVVISTFLLLVLTALPLHQVLFEAISAFATVGLSTGITADLPLPAHLLIIGLMFIGRIGPLTIASALALRERGRLRQLPEERTIVG
- a CDS encoding ATP-binding protein, which encodes MPAPDRSVRGVLPAPTAGISRWRQAAGAAVALLGIPTIMLALAGRRDEVLLSTPLLLVLSVVVVAALIGGIRPALPAAVFGFLLLNFVFTEPYGTFDVHRLDQGLALVVYIATAAAVSVVVDVAARRQSEAARASAEALELSALAGAQSGAQDSPAEVLQRICDVFGLRHAAVVEAVSVGWRVLEQAGQPGGGPEIVVPVSDNRALQVTGRALNAPDQRVLTAFARAAVRATEGRVLAEQAAEAQRLVSIDQLRTALLAGVGHDLRTPLAGIKAAVSSLRAEDVHWTDAERAELLAVVETSADRLGGLVTNLLAASRLDAGVLSVDLASVDVEEIIGRGLSGLGDNKRVVVDLPGHLPLVQADVGLAERVIANLVDNALEHSGKGTNVLIAAAERSRDVVISVIDTGPGITTAQSRDLFAPFQRLGDRKPGGLGLGLSVARGFTEAMGGTLEAERTQGGGLTMNVRLPKVEW